From the genome of Astatotilapia calliptera chromosome 3, fAstCal1.2, whole genome shotgun sequence:
GACATTCTCTTTGAGCACAACAACATCTTCATTGGAGAGAACATCGCAGAGGACAGCGAGAATCTGGCCGTCTCCGATCAGGTGATCCCACTCATCCACCCCAAGCAATCTGTGgacttaaagaaagaaagcagtttAGACTAATAAAACACTCACATAGCTGTTGAACTGTCTGCATTTGTATCAACTGTCTTGTGAACTATGGGCTGgtattcatttctttgtgtgtatttgttagcCTTTCAGGGTGCGCGGATGCATCTTAACCCTGGTAGAAAGGATGGATGAAGAATTTACAAAGATCATGCAGAACACTGATCCCCACTCTCAGGGTGAGTGGTGCCAAAACCTGAGTGACGATTATTAACTGCTGTGAGGGTGAATGTGTTAGGACTGTAAATGTGGATTAACGGGTTGCAATCTAAAATGTGGGATTTACATCACCCTTGAAATTTGTATTGATGTATTTGCTGCTCACATGGATGTATTTTGCTTattctttcctctctttttttttaaatcttccttCAGAATACGTTGACAATCTCAAAGATGAGGGCAGGGTTTGTGGCATCGTTGACCGGCTGCTCACCTACATGGAGAACAAAGGCTCCACAGAAGAAATTTGCCGTGTCTACCTGCGCAGAATCATGCACACCTACTACAAGTTTGACTACAAAGCTCACAGACGCAGCCTGGGCCTGCAGGGAGAGACCAAGGTGAGAGACGGCACTGTGCAGAATCAGAACTTTCTTTTCTTGACAAACATCTGCATCATGATGCTATTTTTATGATGTTTAATGAAATGTTATGCATAAGGTGTAAAATGGTGTGCtgaagtgtttttctgttgtgtaGTCCGAGCAGGACCAGGAGGAGAACAAGGAGGAGAACAAGGAGGAGAACAAGGAGGAGAACAAGGAGGAGAGCGAGGGAGAGGACAGCGCTGTGATCATGGACCGCCTCTGCAAGTTCATCTACGCCAAGGATCGCACCGACCGTATCCGTACCTGTGCTATCCTCTGCCACATATATCACCATGCTCTGCACTCACGCTGGTACCAGGCACGTGACCTGATGCTGATGAGTCACCTGCAGGACAACATCCAACACGCTGACCCACCTGTACAGGTAGGCACTCGTAATCATTATTTCTTCatatcatcgtcatcatcatagtttatttatatagcactttaaaaacacacaaggctgaccaaagtgctgaacaatagAAATATAAGagatacaataagaataataaatacgataaaataataaacatagcAAAAACAATAAGTATAAGTAAATACAAGTCAGTTAACCACTGAACCAGcgaataaaaatgcatttttaatctggatttaaaaaccAGCACTGATGTTgattattaatataataataataatataatataataataatcttcGAGGAAGATTATTCCAACGCTTTGGAGCCACGATAGAGACGCTCGGTCTCCTCTCAGTTTCAGCCGTGATTTGGGGACTTGGAGTAACGGCTGCTCAGCTGACCGGAGCGAACGAGTGGGGACATAGGGCTTCAGCAAATGAGACATATGCAGGTGCCAGACCATTTaaggatttaaaaaccaataaaagaaatttaaaatgaatcctaaattcaattggaagccagtgAAGGGAACCCCAAACCAgagtaatgtgctcaaatttcctTCTACCAGATAAAACCATGCCGCAGCATTCTGTACTAGCTGCAGGCGTGTCAGAGTGCCCAGTCCAACCCCTATTATTAGGTTATAAACGCATGGATAACAGTCTCCAAGTCACGCCTTGAAAGAAAAGGTTTAACCTTCGACAGACGCCTGAGTTGATAGAATGATGATTTCACCACCCCATTCCCGTGGCCATCAAAAGTAAGTGCAGAGTCGATTTTTAACCCACGATTGGTAATCGAGCTCTTCAGGTGAGGGGTCAGAGCAGCAAGGTCAACATCAGGGATATCAGAGGAACGATTCGGGCCAAACAGAATTGCTTCCGTTTTacgttcattaaaatttaaaaaagtttagAGCCATCCATGACTTAAAATCGCTAAGGCAATCAAGCAGGAGTCTAATTGTGGAGCTATCAGAAcgactgaaagaaaaataaagctggcaATCATCAGCATATAGATGAAATGAGACTTTGTGTTTACGAAAGATTGCACCCAGTGCCAGGAGATACAACGAAAACGGTAATGGCCCAAGAATAGATCCCTGTGGTACACCCCATGGcagaggggccacagaggaTGATGATGAACCCAACTTAACACAGAAGCTCCTGTTTGAGAAATATGATTTTATCCACAGGAGTGCCAAGACAGAAATGCCCACACAATGCTGTAATCGAGAGATCAGCAGGTCGTGATCCACTGTGTCGAATGCAGCAGTCATATCTAGAAGTATAAGCACTACGTGTTTACCGCAGTCCGTCGCTACCAGAATATCGTTCATAACCTTTATGAGagctgtctctgtgttatgaAACGGCTTAAAGCCGGACTGAAAAACTTCAAACATTTGAGAGTTATTTAGATAATATGAACGTGTTCTGACTCTAACTATTAGTTGTATATACAGATCGCCTGTTTTAACCGTTTTCCCCTCCTCCTACCAGATCCTGTACAACAGAACAATGGTCCAACTTGGCATTTGTGCATTTAGGCAGGGCATGATTAAAGATGCCCACAATGCACTGCTGGACATTCAGTCCTCTGGCCGTGCCAAGGAGCTGCTGGGTCAAGGTCTGCTCATGAGGAACATGCAGGAGAGGAATGCAGAGCAGGAGAAGATTGAAAAGCGAAGACAAGTAAGTGCTGTCTGACCAGAGCAGTTAACTCTAACTAACATGTTGGTTTCTCTGTCAGTGTTGACCTGCTTGTAACCTGGATTTACTCTGTGAGTGAGTGAATTTTTGGGCCCCTCTCTCACAGCTGCAGGACAGATTTCCAGAAGATTTCATACAATTGTTCATGTGCACTTGGTGACtagttacttttttgttttttccctaaaTGGGCCTTGACCTCACATTAATGTGCCAACTATTCCATGGTGTCTCCAGCTGCCTGTGTCCACAATAGTGTGAAATCAAGGCTGTAATGAAACGACAAATGTTTgggtctttatttttaaaacactgaTGTGTCAGACATCCATTAGATGATACACACATGCATCGTGACGTTTATCCTCCCTAATAGGTGCCGTTCCACATGCACATCAACCTGGAGCTGCTGGAGTGTGTGTACCTGGTGTCAGCCATGCTGCTGGAAATACCCTACATGGCCGCCCATGAGTTTGATGCCCGCCGCCGGATGATCAGCAAGCAGTTCCACCACCAGCTCAGGGTCGGGGAGAGACAGCCCCTGCTAGGTACGAAACGCATCACGAGAGCTCGTTGTAGCAGGAAGTTTCATCCACAGAGGAtaaccacagctttatttgtccTCCAGGACCCCCAGAGAGCATGAGGGAGCACGTGGTGGCAGCCAGCAAAGCCATGAAGATGGGAGACTGGCGTACctgccactctttcatcatcaATGAGAAGATGAACAGTAAGGTTTGGGACCTGTTCCCTGAGATCCAGAGAGTACGCGAGATGCTCGTCAGGTTAGCATACACTGCCCCTGTTCATCACTTGGTTCATTCACCAGTGTGATAATCCCACTTAGACGtccttatgttttgtttttttaataggaaAATCCAAGAAGAGTCACTGAGGACCTATCTGTTCACCTACAGCAGTGTATACGACTCCATCAGGTGAGCACAGATGTATTAGTTTCATCAGTCTTTACTAAACCACAGATTTCTGTAGACCACTGCAGCTTCCCCACAGACCAAAGATGATCGGTCACTGTTCTGCCAAACCTTAATTTTACTACGCTTGTCTGTCCTTCAGCATGGCTACGCTGTCTGAGATGTTTGAATTGGAGATGCCCACAGTCCACAGCATAATCAGCAAGATGATCATCAACGAGGAGCTGATGGTAGGACTCGACGTTTCTGTTCTGTGGACTGAAAATATAGACACAGCAGTCTCATGGGGGCTTTTATATTTGAGAGTGTTTATATTTGTGATTACTTTTTATATGCCTTTAATTTGGATCCCCCCATTTTTCTCTTCCCAACAGGCGTCACTCGACCAGCCCACACAGACGGTGATGATGCACCGCACTGAGCCAACGTCTCTGCAGAACATGGCTCTGAAGCTGGCAGAGAAACTGGGCAACTTGGTGGAGAACAACGAGCGCGTATCTGACCTGAAACAGGGCATCTATGGCGGTTACTTCAACAGGGGTAAGTTCATCATGTTCTCACAGTACTTAGGGATCGTTAAATCTGGAACTTATTTCTAACCTTTCTGAACCATTTATTTTCCAACTTTTGCTATTAGATGATAATTAGCTTTCATTTGTCATACAGATCAGAAAGGTGGCTACCAACAGAAGCAATCCTACCAGAGAGGTATGTTAAATTTCACTGAGgtcgtttcctgttttatgtcAATGAGGTAGATTTGGGTTGGGTTCTCTTTTCAGCAGTAGATGCTATTTTAAATTCATCCATCAGTATTACacctttgtggtttgtttttttcttcttttcttgtagTTTAGTGAATTTGTGTGAACACTAATGAGATGATTGTTGTCTTTGTACAACCGCAGATGGGAAATCTTACCAGCAGAAGCAGTCGGGTTACCAGAGAGGCGGTTACAGGAATCAAAATCAAGGAAATTACTGAGCTTGAAGTTTGTGGATTTCAGTTTTTACAGCAGAGCTGGTCTTCATTCCAAGACAACATCAGTACCTCATTTTGTGAGTTTGGCTCTTGGCCGTGCTCCCTCAATGAAactgttttgctgctgtttcTATGTCAGTTAGCATTGCTTTGTGTCAGCAACGGCAGAATGTGATATTACATTTCTGTCAATTTCTTGGAATAAATCTggagttttattattttaacagattaataaataaatattaaacagtgttgtgttttgtttgatttttgtttggggttttttttgcagtgatAATATAAATTCAGTACATGTATGGAAAACTAAAAGCATATCATTAAAATCAGTCTCAGTCCACCTGCTTTAAGATGCTTATCAGTGGATTGAGGGTGAATTAAAAAGTGGTACATCTTTTGTTGCCTACATATAAGTCATTGCATTTTGTACAATGCTTTGGACAAGTACAATACTTTAATTCACAAGAAAAGACATGCAGTCTGTCTGCTAACTAAAGCTACAGAGGCTCTATAAagaggactgtgtgtgtgtgtgtgtgtgaaattatatttattatataaaaaCCGGAAAAAAGCATTTCGATTATGCTTTAAACAAAAATCTTGCAAAAGCAGCTTAGTCTGTAGAGAAGTTTGGATCTGTTGCTTAAGTCTAGTTTTATAAATCCTCACCTGTAGGTTACAGAAAATTCTGAGcatcatgttttccttttttgtgaaaTTTGATAAGCATTTCACACATTAAAGTATATGAAAGCAATCTTTTGATTTTCTGTACATCAAATACCACCTCGATTACGTTGCTGTCTCAGCGTGTCACAGCTCATCTCACTGACTCCTCGTTGTGAGTGGCCACTATGAACCTGTACCGCTCAGGTTCCTGCGACATGACGTCCAGCATCACATCAAGGCATCCGTTATAACTGTTCAAGCAGACGTGAAATGTATCAAGAGTCGAATCAAGATCAAAAATGATTGGCGATTGTTATACTCCGGAGGTTTTCGTTCTGTCTTACCAGCCTGTCATTGGTGTCCTCCCAGCTCTGATGGATGGGGTCCTGGTGACCCTCTTTCATCGCTAGTTTTCTCTCTTTGTCCATGTAGGCTCCTCTCACCAGCTTGACACCCAAACAGAAACACTCATTCTTGGATAGAGACAGCGCGTCTAAGAGGAGAGACCTGGAGTCCTGATAACCACAGAATTTaaccacagacacaaagaatTATAATTAAAACCATTAACTGCCAGTGAAAGTAACAAAGTGTCTGATATTTGATGATAAAATGAGAAGAGAAATAGAGATAGTTGCCTTCAGGTAACATTGATATGTGTTCCAGATCCAGAGACCATCTTTGTTAAAAAgaatcactttttatttaaaaataaaaaattgcatCTACACTCATTAAATTTGCTTCATGTAGTCAAAGTTGGCTTATTGTGCTTCTCTCCGTTTTCTCCATAAATATTCAATTACAGTTgtgcctgtttttaaaataatgtaatccCTAACTATGTTTTCTATACTTCTATACAAACTGACATCACTTTGGTATGGTCTCCCTTTTATAATCACCTCAGGCACAGTCAGAGCTACAGTTTTGACCCTGACTGAGGAGATTGAGTTTACAAAcgccaaaaaa
Proteins encoded in this window:
- the LOC113019314 gene encoding eukaryotic translation initiation factor 3 subunit C-like, translated to MSRFFARSDSESEESSSDDEITDKAPGATFKQSLLLSDDEEDTKRVVRSAKDKRFEELTNLIKTIRNAMKIRDMSKCLEEFEQLCRAFLKSKNIVDKEGIPPFYIRLLADLEDYLNQLWEDKEGKKKMNKNNAKALSTLRQKIRKYNRDFESEIAAYKENPQESADEEEEEKEPEDSGSSSDSEGEVSSKSFLKKKPEAPSEATDRSQTAKESEDKSSSSDEDDDDDDDDGDWSPSDSDSRSETSDKEEENALKRKRLVTFLKVKRSQDTEKPGVRKEERKKKPKQKEQIEEEAEEEGGWEKVNRGVPLVKEKPKMFAKGTEINTAVVVKKLNEILQARGKKGTDRAAQIELFHALAAIAAENNLGQGILVKIKFNIIASLYDYNPNLAAFMKPDMWKKCLDCIDELLDILFEHNNIFIGENIAEDSENLAVSDQPFRVRGCILTLVERMDEEFTKIMQNTDPHSQEYVDNLKDEGRVCGIVDRLLTYMENKGSTEEICRVYLRRIMHTYYKFDYKAHRRSLGLQGETKSEQDQEENKEENKEENKEENKEESEGEDSAVIMDRLCKFIYAKDRTDRIRTCAILCHIYHHALHSRWYQARDLMLMSHLQDNIQHADPPVQILYNRTMVQLGICAFRQGMIKDAHNALLDIQSSGRAKELLGQGLLMRNMQERNAEQEKIEKRRQVPFHMHINLELLECVYLVSAMLLEIPYMAAHEFDARRRMISKQFHHQLRVGERQPLLGPPESMREHVVAASKAMKMGDWRTCHSFIINEKMNSKVWDLFPEIQRVREMLVRKIQEESLRTYLFTYSSVYDSISMATLSEMFELEMPTVHSIISKMIINEELMASLDQPTQTVMMHRTEPTSLQNMALKLAEKLGNLVENNERVSDLKQGIYGGYFNRDQKGGYQQKQSYQRDGKSYQQKQSGYQRGGYRNQNQGNY